One Onychomys torridus chromosome 17, mOncTor1.1, whole genome shotgun sequence genomic window carries:
- the Ankrd10 gene encoding ankyrin repeat domain-containing protein 10 isoform X2 — translation MFSMASLLHTSILLSLRNASGLTAADIAQTQGFQECTQFLLSLQSHQMSRFCQNGTLSGGHESILPNHISLGTNRKRCLEDSESLGVKKARTGVPSLDHTVPLANGEAEEDADRMHVDREFATVSDVKNGSSVLNTLTNGSVINGHLDFPCVTQLNGMESRSNPCLTGSNGISSGQPFSSGQGSLCANGTEEPEKTMGINPEMCGSLHLNGSPSSCVASRPSWVGDVGENLHYGHYHGFGDTAESIPELSSVLEHSSCVRVEQRYDSAVLGTMQLHHGS, via the exons ATGTTCAGTATGGCTTCCCTTCTTCACACAAGCATACTGTTGAG CCTGAGAAATGCCAGTGGCCTGACCGCAGCGGACATTGCACAAACCCAGGGTTTCCAAGAGTGCACCCAGTTTCTCTTGAGCCTCCAGAGCCATCAAATGAGCCGTTTCTGTCAGAATGGCACCTTGAGTGGAGGCCATGAGAGCATACTTCCCAATCACATTAGCCTGGGAACAAATCGAAAGAGATGCTTGGAAGACTCAGAATCTTTGGGAGTAAAGAAAGCTAGAACCGGAG TTCCCAGCCTGGATCACACCGTGCCACTAGCAAACGGCGAGGCTGAAGAGGATGCTGACAGAATGCATGTTGACAGAGAGTTTGCTACCGTATCAG ATGTGAAAAACGGTAGCTCCGTGTTGAATACATTGACAAATGGAAGTGTCATCAATGGACATTTGGACTTCCCCTGCGTGACACAGCTCAATGGGATGGAGAGCAGGAGTAACCCGTGCTTAACAGGATCTAATGGAATTAGCAGTGGACAGCCATTTTCCAGTGGCCAGGGTTCTCTCTGTGCTAATGGGACTGAGGAGCCAGAAAAGACCATGGGCATTAACCCTGAGatgtgtgggtctctgcatctgaaCGGGAGCCCAAGTAGCTGTGTGGCCAGCAGGCCATCCTGGGTTGGGGACGTGGGAGAGAACTTGCACTATGGACACTACCATGGGTTTGGGGACACTGCCGAGAGCATCCCTGAACTGAGCAGTGTGCTCGAGCACTCGAGCTGTGTGCGGGTGGAGCAGCGTTATGACAGTGCCGTCCTGGGCACCATGCAGCTGCACCACGGCTCCTGA
- the Ankrd10 gene encoding ankyrin repeat domain-containing protein 10 isoform X3 encodes MSRFCQNGTLSGGHESILPNHISLGTNRKRCLEDSESLGVKKARTGVPSLDHTVPLANGEAEEDADRMHVDREFATVSDVKNGSSVLNTLTNGSVINGHLDFPCVTQLNGMESRSNPCLTGSNGISSGQPFSSGQGSLCANGTEEPEKTMGINPEMCGSLHLNGSPSSCVASRPSWVGDVGENLHYGHYHGFGDTAESIPELSSVLEHSSCVRVEQRYDSAVLGTMQLHHGS; translated from the exons ATGAGCCGTTTCTGTCAGAATGGCACCTTGAGTGGAGGCCATGAGAGCATACTTCCCAATCACATTAGCCTGGGAACAAATCGAAAGAGATGCTTGGAAGACTCAGAATCTTTGGGAGTAAAGAAAGCTAGAACCGGAG TTCCCAGCCTGGATCACACCGTGCCACTAGCAAACGGCGAGGCTGAAGAGGATGCTGACAGAATGCATGTTGACAGAGAGTTTGCTACCGTATCAG ATGTGAAAAACGGTAGCTCCGTGTTGAATACATTGACAAATGGAAGTGTCATCAATGGACATTTGGACTTCCCCTGCGTGACACAGCTCAATGGGATGGAGAGCAGGAGTAACCCGTGCTTAACAGGATCTAATGGAATTAGCAGTGGACAGCCATTTTCCAGTGGCCAGGGTTCTCTCTGTGCTAATGGGACTGAGGAGCCAGAAAAGACCATGGGCATTAACCCTGAGatgtgtgggtctctgcatctgaaCGGGAGCCCAAGTAGCTGTGTGGCCAGCAGGCCATCCTGGGTTGGGGACGTGGGAGAGAACTTGCACTATGGACACTACCATGGGTTTGGGGACACTGCCGAGAGCATCCCTGAACTGAGCAGTGTGCTCGAGCACTCGAGCTGTGTGCGGGTGGAGCAGCGTTATGACAGTGCCGTCCTGGGCACCATGCAGCTGCACCACGGCTCCTGA